In Kocuria turfanensis, a single genomic region encodes these proteins:
- a CDS encoding BBE domain-containing protein: MPAGATAFPNRSSRYWLNVYGYWQDPAEDARLTAFARKAHAAMAPFAELGQYVNFLGAEQGPVTPEAARQAYGERTHQRLVELKNRYDPGNIFRLNHNIVPSAA; this comes from the coding sequence GTGCCCGCCGGGGCGACCGCCTTCCCCAACCGGTCGTCGCGGTACTGGCTCAACGTCTACGGCTACTGGCAGGACCCGGCCGAGGACGCCCGCCTGACCGCCTTCGCCCGGAAGGCCCACGCCGCCATGGCGCCGTTCGCCGAGCTCGGCCAGTACGTGAACTTCCTCGGCGCCGAGCAGGGCCCCGTCACCCCCGAGGCGGCCCGGCAGGCCTACGGGGAGCGGACGCACCAGCGGCTCGTGGAGCTGAAGAACCGCTACGACCCGGGCAACATCTTCCGGCTCAACCACAACATCGTGCCGAGCGCCGCCTGA
- a CDS encoding AzlD domain-containing protein: MSMWFWVLAACALAYGLKLVGYLVPDRVLDDPRVGRMAGTVTVGLLAALVVMNAFGSGQALVLDARLGALLVAGVALMLRAPFLLVVVLGAAAAAVLRLLGAA; encoded by the coding sequence ATGAGCATGTGGTTCTGGGTCCTCGCGGCGTGCGCGCTGGCCTACGGGCTGAAGCTCGTGGGCTACCTCGTGCCGGACCGGGTGCTGGACGACCCCCGGGTGGGCCGGATGGCGGGCACCGTCACGGTGGGCCTGCTCGCCGCCCTCGTGGTGATGAACGCCTTCGGCTCCGGTCAGGCGCTGGTGCTCGACGCCCGGCTCGGGGCCCTGCTGGTGGCGGGGGTCGCCCTGATGCTGCGGGCGCCGTTCCTGCTGGTCGTCGTCCTGGGCGCGGCCGCCGCGGCCGTGCTGCGGCTGCTCGGGGCCGCCTGA
- a CDS encoding glycosyltransferase family A protein: MRIDVLSSTSGRGPHLGQESGPDRLLQQLAARGVEAVLARPGAPRPSTGAEAGAEGPAAPGAAEEAPPAAEGLLLVGTEHPADRELLAGWLEAARAAVRHGRPVVVSGLALDVRDAPAEVLRELLAAASLVGLRDEHSSALASRLCAEHPGLHLGWDDTLFLLPEPAAPGAASVPAPGQRSDQESDHAPERLPDPAPERAPEHVSDPASERAPEQRPDQGSDRAPEQMPEQASDRAPGEASPSVVAVLERPAGPIGPEEAAPVLAALLDALVHRAPGAVAVLPCRAEDADFAAAVAAHLPQDVRRHSPAPGSADALVGAAEHVVTTCPRAVALGLAGGADVLPIGSDAYAAERMDAVLHRWGLAGHVVPLAALLTPGDAAWDTHAAVQQWASEAVEHRAAVRSALADAVPALRAAGERWWDGVAEALRGGRPQPPPARVVAPRGVGAPVVRSLRRRYVVPAVPPARPTVAVLLRTRGRSSELARALDGVLEQTFTDWRLVVVDDGEDPAEVDELLAVRRAELAGRAAVLHHRRGLAPGAAANRGLRAGDSELVVLRDDHDGWSPTALQRAVARLEDPLATDDGVVVLRRGPDAGSPAPAAPSLTGALGGDRAASGAFVYRRAVHGVLGDYDETLSAAADWEFRLRFLETFTVGLVEGPPRPVRARRGGAPGAELRRRDELLVRERHLRQWTAENGIGLPLYLSQEVRTQAQGLHARLDGSEALARELLELVRAQSDRIEQLERTVAERGFAAFWRRVWRAVRGR; encoded by the coding sequence ATGCGCATCGACGTCCTGAGCAGCACCAGCGGCCGGGGGCCGCACCTCGGCCAGGAGTCCGGGCCGGACCGCCTGCTCCAGCAGCTCGCGGCGCGCGGGGTCGAGGCGGTGCTCGCGCGGCCGGGTGCCCCGCGGCCGTCCACGGGGGCGGAGGCCGGGGCGGAGGGTCCCGCGGCTCCGGGTGCCGCGGAGGAGGCGCCGCCGGCCGCGGAGGGGCTCCTGCTGGTCGGGACCGAGCACCCAGCCGACCGGGAGCTGCTGGCCGGCTGGCTCGAGGCGGCGCGCGCCGCGGTGCGGCACGGCCGGCCGGTCGTGGTCAGCGGCCTGGCCCTGGACGTCCGGGACGCTCCGGCGGAGGTCCTGCGCGAGCTGCTGGCCGCGGCCTCGCTCGTGGGACTGCGGGACGAGCACTCCTCGGCCCTGGCCTCCCGGCTCTGCGCCGAGCACCCCGGTCTGCACCTCGGCTGGGACGACACCCTCTTCCTCCTCCCGGAACCCGCCGCACCGGGCGCCGCCTCCGTTCCCGCCCCGGGACAGAGGTCGGACCAGGAATCGGATCACGCGCCGGAGCGCCTGCCGGACCCAGCACCGGAGCGCGCGCCGGAGCACGTGTCGGACCCAGCATCGGAGCGGGCGCCGGAGCAGAGGCCGGACCAGGGATCGGATCGCGCGCCGGAGCAGATGCCGGAGCAGGCGTCCGACCGCGCGCCTGGGGAGGCTTCGCCCTCGGTCGTCGCGGTGCTCGAACGCCCCGCGGGGCCGATCGGCCCGGAGGAGGCCGCGCCGGTGCTCGCCGCCCTGCTGGACGCCCTGGTGCACCGGGCGCCCGGCGCGGTCGCCGTCCTGCCGTGCCGTGCGGAGGACGCGGACTTCGCCGCGGCCGTCGCCGCGCACCTGCCGCAGGACGTCCGGCGGCACTCGCCGGCGCCGGGAAGCGCGGACGCGCTGGTGGGCGCCGCCGAGCACGTCGTGACCACCTGCCCCCGCGCGGTCGCCCTCGGGCTCGCCGGCGGCGCCGACGTCCTTCCCATCGGCTCGGACGCATATGCCGCTGAGCGCATGGATGCGGTGCTGCACCGCTGGGGGCTGGCCGGGCACGTGGTGCCGCTGGCCGCGCTGCTCACCCCCGGTGACGCGGCGTGGGACACCCATGCCGCCGTCCAGCAGTGGGCCTCGGAGGCCGTCGAGCACCGGGCGGCGGTCCGCTCGGCGCTGGCCGACGCGGTGCCGGCCCTGCGCGCCGCGGGCGAGCGCTGGTGGGACGGGGTGGCCGAGGCGCTCCGTGGCGGGCGGCCCCAGCCGCCGCCCGCCAGGGTCGTCGCGCCGCGCGGGGTCGGTGCCCCGGTGGTGCGCTCCCTCCGGCGCCGGTACGTCGTCCCCGCGGTGCCGCCCGCACGTCCCACGGTCGCCGTCCTGCTCCGGACCCGCGGGCGGTCCTCGGAGCTGGCCCGCGCCCTCGACGGCGTCCTGGAGCAGACCTTCACCGACTGGCGGCTGGTCGTGGTGGACGACGGAGAGGATCCGGCCGAGGTCGACGAGCTCCTCGCCGTGCGGCGGGCGGAGCTCGCGGGGCGGGCGGCGGTTCTGCACCACCGTCGTGGCCTGGCCCCGGGGGCCGCGGCCAATCGCGGGCTGCGCGCGGGCGACTCGGAGCTGGTGGTGCTCCGGGACGACCACGACGGGTGGTCCCCCACGGCCCTGCAGCGGGCCGTGGCCCGGCTGGAGGACCCGCTGGCCACGGACGACGGCGTGGTGGTCCTCCGGCGCGGCCCGGACGCCGGGTCGCCGGCGCCCGCCGCCCCCAGTCTCACCGGCGCGCTCGGCGGCGACCGCGCGGCGTCCGGGGCGTTCGTGTACCGGCGCGCGGTGCACGGGGTGCTCGGTGACTACGACGAGACCCTGTCCGCCGCCGCGGACTGGGAGTTCCGCCTGCGCTTCCTGGAGACCTTCACCGTGGGTCTCGTCGAGGGCCCGCCGCGCCCCGTGCGGGCCCGGCGGGGCGGCGCGCCGGGTGCGGAGCTGCGCCGCCGGGACGAGCTGCTCGTGCGCGAGCGCCACCTCAGGCAGTGGACCGCCGAGAACGGCATCGGCCTGCCGCTCTACCTGAGCCAGGAGGTCCGCACGCAGGCGCAGGGGCTGCACGCGCGCCTGGACGGCTCCGAGGCCCTCGCCCGCGAGCTCCTCGAACTCGTCCGCGCGCAGTCGGACCGGATCGAGCAGCTGGAGCGGACGGTCGCGGAGCGGGGCTTCGCCGCCTTCTGGCGACGCGTGTGGCGGGCCGTGCGGGGGCGGTGA
- a CDS encoding DUF308 domain-containing protein — protein sequence MNPEPSTGIHRDLFAPTLLRALVALCFAAVTIFWQEPSMGAVIWGVGLYLLLTGAASILLQLRLNGNDHVDLGRSRQVPQSYGLLYAVGGVLTVLGADGPGGLALYAGLVMGVAGLTELALGLTSRTTFPLGRDWTIAGLVTVLAATGLVLVADLGAKALFGVVGAAAVVIGVTHLLAALSLRHEDRRGRAPAGTA from the coding sequence GTGAACCCCGAACCGAGCACCGGCATCCACCGCGACCTGTTCGCGCCCACGCTGCTGCGCGCGCTCGTGGCCCTGTGCTTCGCCGCCGTGACCATCTTCTGGCAGGAGCCGTCGATGGGCGCGGTGATCTGGGGCGTGGGCCTCTACCTCCTGCTGACGGGCGCGGCGAGCATCCTGCTGCAGCTGCGGCTCAACGGCAACGACCACGTGGACCTGGGCCGCAGCCGGCAGGTCCCGCAGTCCTACGGCCTGCTCTACGCCGTGGGCGGGGTGCTCACGGTCCTCGGCGCGGACGGCCCCGGCGGCCTCGCGCTGTACGCCGGACTCGTCATGGGCGTCGCCGGGCTCACCGAGCTCGCGCTCGGGCTGACGTCCCGCACCACCTTCCCGCTGGGCCGGGACTGGACCATCGCCGGGCTCGTCACGGTCCTCGCGGCCACGGGCCTCGTGCTGGTGGCCGACCTCGGCGCCAAGGCCCTCTTCGGCGTGGTGGGCGCCGCCGCGGTGGTCATCGGCGTCACCCACCTGCTCGCCGCGCTGAGCCTGCGGCACGAGGACCGCCGGGGACGGGCCCCGGCCGGAACGGCGTAG
- a CDS encoding metal-sensitive transcriptional regulator: MTQTLPPHGYTQDKDAYLKRLRRIEGQVRGIHRMVEEDKYCIDVLTQISAIQSALKAVSLGLLDEHLSHCVVGAVEAAQESGDVASVDDKLQEASAAIARLLKS; encoded by the coding sequence ATGACCCAGACCCTGCCGCCGCACGGGTACACCCAGGACAAGGACGCGTACCTCAAGCGACTGCGGCGCATCGAGGGCCAGGTCCGCGGCATCCACCGGATGGTCGAGGAGGACAAGTACTGCATCGACGTCCTCACCCAGATCTCCGCGATCCAGTCGGCGCTCAAGGCCGTGAGCCTCGGCCTGCTGGACGAGCACCTCAGCCACTGCGTCGTGGGCGCCGTCGAGGCCGCCCAGGAGTCCGGGGACGTCGCCAGCGTGGACGACAAGCTCCAGGAGGCGTCCGCGGCCATCGCGCGCCTGCTCAAGAGCTGA
- a CDS encoding cation transporter, protein MQTTVNVSGMTCGHCVMSVTEELTELDGVESVDVDLVAGGVSPVVVTASRELTPEEIAAAVEEAGYSVA, encoded by the coding sequence GTGCAGACCACCGTCAACGTGTCCGGAATGACCTGCGGGCACTGCGTCATGTCCGTCACCGAGGAGCTGACCGAGCTGGACGGCGTCGAGTCCGTCGACGTCGACCTGGTCGCCGGCGGCGTGTCCCCCGTCGTCGTCACCGCCTCCCGCGAGCTGACCCCCGAGGAGATCGCCGCGGCCGTCGAGGAAGCGGGGTACTCGGTTGCCTGA
- a CDS encoding heavy metal translocating P-type ATPase has protein sequence MTCSSCVSRVEKKLGKLDGVDASVNLALETATVHVPEGVSDEQILGTVENAGYGAVIRTAPRRGPDDDGSGGGSVSAMERVSGREASSLRSPESLRRRLVVAGALSLPVVVISMLPGFQFPHWGWVAALLSLPVVTWAAWPFHRSAAVNARHLTSTMDTLVSLGVSAAYLFSLWNLLRDPAMTAGAMLGHTMDMSGHQLYFETGALVTAFLLLGRYLEARAKARSGEALRALLELGAKDAVVLRDGVETSVPAEQLQPGDRIVVRPGEKIATDGVVVEGRSAVDTSLLTGESLPVEVGAGDAVTGATINTNGRLLVEATRVGADTTLAQMGRAVARAQTSKAPVARLADRISGVFVPVVLVLALLTLVGWLVLTGDVDAAFVAAVSVLVIACPCALGLATPTALLTGTGRGAQLGILIKGAEVLEDTRTVDTVVLDKTGTVTSGRLSVAAVTPVGAYSRDQVLDLAASVEQHSEHPIARAVAEATPHRFPLSGFVSAPGGGVRAHVADGMHSRSVVVGRTTWLAENGVRLDAAQLDALRRAQEGGFTTILVAVDGALAGFVDLRDTVKDDAREAIARLQGLGLRPLLLTGDNEPVARAVAAEAGIPAGDVVADVSPEGKVAVVRDLQDDGRVVAMVGDGVNDAAALAQADLGIAMGSGTDAAIEAADITIVRSDVGSVPTAIALSRRTLSIIKSNLFWAFAYNTVAIPVAAAGLLNPVIAGAAMAFSSVFVVLNSLRLRGFGR, from the coding sequence ATGACGTGCTCCTCGTGCGTGAGCCGGGTCGAGAAGAAGCTCGGCAAGCTCGACGGCGTGGACGCCTCCGTGAACCTCGCCCTGGAGACCGCCACGGTCCACGTCCCGGAGGGCGTGAGCGACGAGCAGATCCTCGGCACGGTCGAGAACGCCGGCTACGGGGCCGTCATCAGGACGGCGCCCCGCCGTGGGCCCGACGACGACGGGAGCGGCGGAGGGTCCGTCTCGGCGATGGAGCGGGTGTCCGGCCGGGAGGCCTCCTCGCTGCGCTCCCCCGAGTCCCTGCGCCGGCGCCTGGTCGTGGCCGGCGCCCTCTCCCTGCCGGTGGTCGTGATCTCGATGCTGCCCGGCTTCCAGTTCCCGCACTGGGGCTGGGTGGCCGCGCTGCTGAGCCTGCCGGTCGTGACCTGGGCCGCCTGGCCGTTCCACCGCTCGGCCGCCGTCAACGCCCGGCACCTCACCTCCACCATGGACACCCTCGTCTCCCTGGGCGTGTCCGCCGCGTACCTGTTCTCGCTGTGGAACCTGCTGCGCGACCCGGCCATGACGGCCGGGGCGATGCTCGGCCACACCATGGACATGAGCGGGCACCAGCTGTACTTCGAGACCGGCGCCCTCGTGACCGCCTTCCTGCTGCTGGGCCGCTACCTGGAGGCCCGGGCGAAGGCCCGCTCCGGGGAGGCGCTGCGCGCGCTGCTCGAGCTGGGCGCCAAGGACGCCGTCGTCCTGCGGGACGGGGTCGAGACGAGCGTGCCGGCCGAGCAGCTGCAGCCCGGGGACCGGATCGTGGTGCGCCCCGGGGAGAAGATCGCCACCGACGGCGTGGTCGTCGAGGGCCGCTCGGCCGTGGACACCTCCCTGCTCACCGGCGAGTCCCTGCCGGTCGAGGTGGGCGCCGGCGACGCCGTGACCGGGGCGACGATCAACACGAACGGCCGGCTGCTGGTCGAGGCGACCCGCGTGGGCGCCGACACGACCCTGGCCCAGATGGGCCGCGCGGTCGCCCGGGCGCAGACGAGCAAGGCGCCCGTGGCGCGGCTCGCCGACCGGATCTCCGGGGTCTTCGTCCCGGTCGTGCTCGTGCTCGCCCTGCTCACGCTGGTGGGCTGGCTGGTGCTCACCGGCGACGTCGACGCCGCGTTCGTGGCGGCGGTCTCCGTCCTCGTCATCGCCTGCCCGTGCGCCCTCGGCCTGGCCACGCCCACGGCCCTGCTCACCGGCACCGGCCGCGGCGCGCAGCTGGGGATCCTCATCAAGGGCGCCGAGGTGCTCGAGGACACCCGCACCGTGGACACCGTGGTGCTGGACAAGACCGGCACCGTGACCAGCGGCCGGCTCTCCGTGGCCGCGGTGACCCCCGTGGGCGCCTACTCCCGGGACCAGGTGCTGGACCTCGCCGCCTCGGTGGAGCAGCACTCCGAGCACCCGATCGCCCGGGCCGTGGCCGAGGCCACCCCGCACCGGTTCCCGCTCTCCGGCTTCGTCTCCGCCCCCGGGGGCGGCGTCCGCGCGCACGTGGCGGACGGGATGCACTCCCGCTCGGTGGTGGTCGGGCGCACCACCTGGCTCGCCGAGAACGGCGTGCGCCTCGACGCCGCCCAGCTGGACGCGCTGCGGCGCGCCCAGGAGGGCGGGTTCACCACGATCCTCGTGGCCGTCGACGGGGCCCTCGCCGGGTTCGTGGACCTGCGCGACACCGTGAAGGACGACGCCCGGGAGGCGATCGCGCGGCTCCAGGGCCTGGGGCTGCGTCCCCTGCTCCTGACCGGCGACAACGAGCCGGTGGCCCGCGCGGTCGCGGCCGAGGCCGGCATCCCCGCCGGGGACGTCGTGGCCGACGTCAGCCCGGAGGGCAAGGTCGCGGTGGTCCGCGACCTGCAGGACGACGGGCGCGTGGTCGCCATGGTGGGCGACGGCGTCAACGACGCCGCCGCGCTGGCCCAGGCCGACCTCGGGATCGCGATGGGCTCGGGCACGGACGCGGCCATCGAGGCCGCGGACATCACCATCGTGCGCAGCGACGTGGGATCGGTGCCCACGGCCATCGCGCTGTCCCGACGGACCCTGTCGATCATCAAGTCCAACCTGTTCTGGGCCTTCGCCTACAACACGGTGGCCATCCCGGTGGCGGCCGCCGGGCTGCTCAACCCGGTGATCGCGGGCGCCGCCATGGCCTTCAGCTCCGTGTTCGTGGTGCTGAACTCCCTGCGGCTGCGCGGCTTCGGCCGCTGA
- a CDS encoding glycoside hydrolase family 15 protein, with translation MASLIEDYALLSNMRTGPLVSRTGSVDWLCAPRFDSPSVFGALLGEADHGRWLLAPSCTVADEAGGEVLDEEESGAQVAERFYVENTFVLQTVWVTDSGSVRVTDFLPLTSRTDVIRRVEGLTGEVEMYQELRVRFGYGAVVPWVSRFEGEEDPEGGDPAPPMLVAMAGPDALVLRGEPLPESSDDDERRHRGTFTVSAGQARDFVLTHFPSHRTPPAPVDVNEQLTRTVELWQDWSGLYTPPAAEQDEPVHIVPVRGHAVARRSDVVRRSLLVVRALMHQETGGLVAAPTTSLPDVVGGERNWDHRFSWLRDAAMALEVMLDHDHDREAVQLRNWLLRAVAGDPHDLQNIYGVAGERRGREHQLDLPGYERSRPVREGNGAAGQHQTDAVGHVMVVFEKLRRRGAAEDHLSWPLQQAMLRSVVENYEVKDQGLWEMRGERQYYTHSRVLMWAALQSGVDAVRLHGLPGDAPVWEQLRDALAEEIWTSGYDPEVGSFVQYYGSKTVDASLLQLPQVGFVAHDDERMLGTVRRIEEELRHPCGLIHRYRNVLGPVDPEDPDAYAGVIGVDGFSGQDNPHLGASLWLAAQYARSGRTDSARKLVDLVLSRANDLGLLSTEWSPDRRRMTGNFPQTFTHLALVQAMDALDAAQGRRGAPEPREATGVTP, from the coding sequence ATGGCTTCACTGATCGAGGACTACGCCCTGCTCTCGAACATGCGCACGGGTCCGCTCGTCTCCCGCACCGGCTCGGTCGACTGGCTGTGCGCCCCGCGCTTCGACTCCCCCTCGGTCTTCGGCGCCCTGCTGGGCGAGGCCGACCACGGGCGCTGGCTGCTCGCCCCCTCCTGCACGGTCGCCGACGAGGCCGGCGGCGAGGTCCTCGACGAGGAGGAGAGCGGGGCCCAGGTCGCGGAGCGGTTCTACGTGGAGAACACCTTCGTGCTGCAGACCGTGTGGGTGACGGACTCCGGCTCCGTGCGCGTCACCGACTTCCTCCCGCTGACCTCCCGCACGGACGTGATCCGCCGCGTGGAGGGCCTCACCGGGGAGGTCGAGATGTACCAGGAGCTGCGGGTCCGCTTCGGCTACGGCGCCGTGGTGCCCTGGGTCAGCCGCTTCGAGGGGGAGGAGGACCCCGAGGGCGGGGACCCCGCCCCGCCCATGCTCGTGGCCATGGCCGGGCCGGACGCGCTCGTGCTGCGCGGCGAGCCCCTGCCCGAGTCCTCAGACGACGACGAGCGCCGCCACCGCGGGACCTTCACGGTCTCCGCCGGCCAGGCCCGGGACTTCGTCCTGACCCACTTCCCGTCCCACCGCACACCGCCGGCGCCGGTGGACGTCAACGAGCAGCTCACCCGCACCGTGGAGCTGTGGCAGGACTGGTCCGGGCTCTACACCCCGCCGGCCGCCGAGCAGGACGAGCCGGTGCACATCGTCCCGGTCCGCGGCCACGCCGTGGCCCGGCGCTCGGACGTGGTCCGGCGCTCGCTGCTCGTGGTGCGGGCCCTGATGCACCAGGAGACGGGCGGTCTGGTGGCCGCGCCCACCACCTCGCTGCCGGACGTGGTGGGCGGCGAGCGCAACTGGGACCACCGCTTCTCCTGGCTGCGGGACGCGGCGATGGCCCTGGAGGTCATGCTCGACCACGACCACGACCGGGAGGCCGTGCAGCTGCGCAACTGGCTGCTGCGGGCCGTGGCGGGGGACCCCCACGACCTGCAGAACATCTACGGCGTCGCCGGGGAGCGCCGCGGCCGCGAGCACCAGCTGGACCTGCCCGGCTACGAGCGCTCCCGCCCGGTCCGCGAGGGCAACGGCGCGGCGGGCCAGCACCAGACCGACGCCGTGGGCCACGTCATGGTCGTGTTCGAGAAGCTGCGCCGGCGCGGGGCGGCGGAGGACCACCTCTCCTGGCCGCTCCAGCAGGCGATGCTGCGCTCGGTGGTGGAGAACTACGAGGTCAAGGACCAGGGCCTGTGGGAGATGCGCGGCGAGCGGCAGTACTACACGCACTCCCGGGTGCTCATGTGGGCGGCCCTGCAGTCCGGGGTGGACGCCGTGCGCCTGCACGGGCTGCCCGGGGACGCGCCGGTGTGGGAGCAGCTGCGGGACGCCCTGGCGGAGGAGATCTGGACGAGCGGCTACGACCCCGAGGTCGGCTCCTTCGTGCAGTACTACGGGTCCAAGACCGTGGACGCCTCCCTGCTCCAGCTGCCGCAGGTGGGCTTCGTGGCCCACGACGACGAGCGGATGCTGGGGACCGTGCGGCGGATCGAGGAGGAGCTGCGGCACCCGTGCGGGCTGATCCACCGCTACCGCAACGTCCTGGGACCCGTGGACCCCGAGGACCCCGACGCCTACGCCGGGGTGATCGGCGTGGACGGGTTCTCGGGCCAGGACAACCCGCACCTCGGCGCGTCCCTGTGGCTGGCCGCCCAGTACGCCCGCTCCGGGCGCACCGACAGCGCCCGCAAGCTCGTGGACCTGGTCCTCTCCCGCGCCAACGACCTCGGCCTGCTGTCCACCGAGTGGTCGCCCGACCGGCGGCGGATGACCGGCAACTTCCCCCAGACCTTCACCCACCTGGCCCTCGTCCAGGCGATGGACGCCCTCGACGCCGCGCAGGGACGCCGGGGCGCGCCGGAGCCCCGGGAGGCCACGGGGGTCACCCCGTGA
- a CDS encoding helix-turn-helix transcriptional regulator gives MLTAAVVSPQPMTRIAMQRESLEHPEHGVRIGTVAGTVPEFLAQNAAEAAVVLLSLNTQDGRSLVQNITDLVVHEHTVVVLTPPDELVRVRSAFTCGASGAVGKCEPIKAVFRTMRLAKQLGHFVSDGLQASLAELPSRAPAKLSAREREVLALYVDGLQEQEVATRLRIAESTVEEHLKRIRRKYALVERPARTKLELYKRAIEDGIIPPVLPLA, from the coding sequence ATGTTGACCGCCGCCGTCGTCAGCCCCCAGCCCATGACCCGCATCGCGATGCAGCGGGAGTCCCTGGAGCACCCCGAGCACGGGGTGCGGATCGGCACCGTGGCGGGCACGGTTCCGGAGTTCCTGGCCCAGAACGCCGCGGAGGCCGCCGTGGTGCTGCTGAGCCTCAACACCCAGGACGGCCGCAGCCTGGTGCAGAACATCACCGACCTCGTCGTGCACGAGCACACCGTGGTGGTCCTCACGCCCCCGGACGAGCTCGTCCGCGTCCGCTCGGCCTTCACGTGCGGGGCCTCGGGCGCCGTGGGCAAGTGCGAGCCGATCAAGGCGGTCTTCCGGACCATGCGGCTGGCCAAGCAGCTGGGCCACTTCGTGAGCGACGGTCTCCAGGCCTCCCTCGCGGAGCTGCCCAGCCGGGCCCCGGCCAAGCTCTCCGCCCGGGAGCGGGAGGTGCTCGCGCTCTACGTGGACGGCCTCCAGGAGCAGGAGGTGGCCACCCGGCTCCGGATCGCGGAGTCCACGGTCGAGGAGCACCTCAAGCGGATCCGGCGCAAGTACGCCCTCGTGGAGCGCCCGGCGCGCACCAAGCTCGAGCTGTACAAGCGGGCCATCGAGGACGGCATCATCCCGCCCGTCCTGCCGCTCGCCTGA
- a CDS encoding AzlC family ABC transporter permease: MSHAVPVDWRSSPAVRIGLSLSVATGLYGISFGALSVAAGLSFWQTVALSALMFTGGSQFAFIGVVAGGGAGASALGAATLLGVRNAVYGMSMNALVRPRGGLRLLAAHVTIDESNAAASSQTHPLEERRGFWTAGVGVWLLWNLFTVVGALLGNALGDPARWGLDGAAVAAFLGLLWPRLSAREPVAVAVVCALVTALTIPVLPPGLPILVAAVVAALLGRSRRRGADAAGAAPGRTEAGA; encoded by the coding sequence GTGAGCCACGCCGTCCCCGTCGACTGGCGGAGCTCGCCGGCGGTGCGGATCGGGCTGTCCCTGTCCGTGGCCACCGGGCTGTACGGGATCTCCTTCGGCGCGCTGTCCGTGGCGGCGGGCCTGAGCTTCTGGCAGACGGTGGCCCTGTCCGCGCTCATGTTCACGGGCGGGTCCCAGTTCGCCTTCATCGGGGTGGTCGCGGGCGGCGGGGCCGGGGCCTCGGCGCTGGGCGCCGCGACCCTGCTCGGGGTGCGCAACGCCGTCTACGGCATGAGCATGAACGCCCTGGTCCGCCCCCGCGGCGGGCTCCGGCTGCTCGCCGCGCACGTGACCATCGACGAGTCCAACGCGGCAGCGTCCTCCCAGACCCACCCCCTCGAGGAGAGACGGGGGTTCTGGACCGCGGGGGTCGGGGTGTGGCTGCTCTGGAACCTGTTCACCGTGGTCGGCGCGCTGCTCGGCAACGCCCTCGGCGATCCCGCGCGCTGGGGCCTGGACGGCGCCGCCGTGGCGGCGTTCCTCGGACTGCTGTGGCCCCGGCTCAGCGCCCGGGAGCCCGTGGCCGTCGCGGTGGTGTGCGCCCTCGTCACGGCGCTGACCATCCCGGTGCTGCCGCCGGGGCTGCCGATCCTGGTGGCCGCGGTGGTCGCCGCGCTCCTCGGCCGTTCCCGCCGCCGGGGGGCCGACGCGGCAGGGGCCGCGCCCGGCCGGACGGAGGCCGGGGCATGA